One stretch of Candidatus Falkowbacteria bacterium DNA includes these proteins:
- a CDS encoding FAD-dependent oxidoreductase, with translation MNKYDVIIIGGACAGLSAAVYTARRELKTVVLTKDVGGQLAITTEVENYPGTLSIKGPELAMKFKEHAEKSGAEIKFAEVTEIQKKESGYVVKTKEEEYEAPVVILAFGLKQRLLGVPGEKELTGRGVAYCATCDGPLFKGKRVAVAGGGNSAFDAADYLADLAEKVYMFIRRDVYRAEDTLIEAVKARDNVEIIDFIEVEEFIGAHKLEKVKLMNNETKEKSELELEGVFIEIGWESQVKQIKGLSELVEVSERGFVVVDNEGKTKADGIFAAGDVTDTPFKQAVISAGDGAKAAMGAAVYIQRSRGREIGDVLSDRAKRK, from the coding sequence ATGAATAAATATGATGTCATTATAATCGGTGGTGCTTGTGCCGGATTGTCCGCGGCGGTTTACACCGCTCGACGTGAATTAAAAACTGTGGTTTTAACTAAAGATGTAGGTGGCCAGTTAGCTATTACTACTGAAGTTGAAAACTACCCAGGAACTTTGTCAATCAAAGGACCTGAATTAGCTATGAAATTCAAAGAACATGCTGAAAAGTCTGGAGCAGAAATTAAATTTGCTGAAGTTACAGAGATTCAAAAAAAGGAATCTGGCTATGTTGTTAAAACCAAGGAGGAAGAGTATGAAGCCCCAGTGGTTATACTCGCTTTTGGCTTAAAACAGCGCCTGCTGGGTGTTCCAGGTGAAAAGGAATTAACTGGTAGAGGTGTGGCTTATTGTGCTACCTGTGATGGCCCGTTATTCAAAGGAAAAAGGGTTGCAGTTGCTGGTGGTGGTAATTCTGCTTTTGATGCAGCGGACTATTTAGCAGATTTGGCAGAAAAAGTTTATATGTTTATTCGCCGAGACGTGTATCGAGCTGAGGACACTTTAATTGAGGCAGTCAAAGCAAGAGATAATGTTGAAATTATAGATTTTATAGAAGTTGAAGAATTTATTGGTGCTCATAAATTAGAAAAAGTGAAATTGATGAATAATGAAACCAAGGAAAAAAGCGAACTTGAACTGGAGGGTGTTTTTATTGAAATTGGCTGGGAAAGTCAAGTTAAACAAATTAAAGGACTATCTGAATTGGTTGAAGTTAGCGAACGTGGCTTTGTTGTTGTTGATAATGAAGGCAAAACAAAAGCTGACGGAATATTTGCTGCCGGAGATGTTACCGATACTCCATTCAAACAGGCTGTAATTTCAGCGGGTGACGGCGCCAAGGCAGCTATGGGCGCAGCAGTATACATTCAACGCTCAAGAGGGAGAGAGATTGGAGATGTTTTGAGTGATAGAGCTAAGCGAAAGTAA